One segment of Leptospirillum ferrooxidans C2-3 DNA contains the following:
- the coaBC gene encoding bifunctional phosphopantothenoylcysteine decarboxylase/phosphopantothenate--cysteine ligase CoaBC produces the protein MSKAPGQGRKVILLGVTASIAAHRALDLIRVLKSADYDVRVVATRNALHFFPKETAEVFSGHKVETSAYGLGPRVSHVEWGQEASAILIAPASADFIAKMALGLADDLLSTLCLALSSKILFAPAMEERMYKHPATQEHLSTLRNWGIKEVPPDTGSLASGKSGVGRMASVESIFSAIQEMLSNESTYSKDLLGKTVLISAGPTYEPIDPVRFIGNRSSGKMGYALAEASIRRGAKVHLISGPVALPPPQGANVEYVETAREMQEMLFKHFPSADILIMAAAVSDYTTDSTLAQKKKKDGTEWTLHLKENPDILSALTKSRHPGQTIMGFAAETSLVRKELQDKLRRKGVDLLASNNISEPGSGFGSENNSILLLTHDGSSFEEKSGSKKDLADWLIDRIILLRNRILSH, from the coding sequence TTGAGTAAAGCCCCTGGACAGGGAAGAAAAGTCATTCTGCTGGGAGTTACAGCCAGCATAGCAGCGCATCGTGCCCTTGATCTGATCAGGGTACTGAAGTCAGCAGACTATGATGTCAGGGTTGTAGCGACGAGAAATGCGCTTCATTTTTTTCCGAAAGAAACAGCCGAGGTCTTTTCAGGCCATAAGGTCGAGACATCAGCTTATGGCTTGGGGCCACGCGTTTCTCACGTTGAATGGGGTCAGGAAGCATCAGCGATTTTGATTGCTCCTGCATCAGCAGACTTTATCGCTAAAATGGCCTTGGGACTGGCAGATGATCTTCTCAGCACACTTTGTCTTGCCTTATCCTCCAAAATTCTTTTTGCCCCCGCCATGGAAGAACGGATGTACAAACATCCCGCTACTCAAGAGCATCTTTCCACTCTGAGGAACTGGGGTATCAAGGAAGTTCCTCCGGACACAGGATCGCTTGCATCCGGAAAATCGGGTGTCGGACGAATGGCGTCGGTTGAATCCATTTTTTCTGCAATTCAAGAAATGCTTTCGAATGAATCGACATATTCCAAAGATCTTCTCGGAAAAACAGTCCTCATTTCTGCAGGCCCCACATATGAACCGATCGATCCGGTTCGATTTATCGGAAACCGCTCCTCCGGAAAAATGGGATATGCACTGGCAGAAGCGTCCATTCGTCGAGGAGCAAAAGTTCATCTCATCTCCGGACCTGTTGCACTGCCTCCACCCCAAGGTGCCAACGTCGAATATGTAGAAACAGCCAGAGAAATGCAGGAAATGCTTTTTAAACATTTTCCTTCAGCAGATATTTTAATTATGGCAGCAGCAGTCTCTGACTATACGACTGATTCCACCTTGGCGCAGAAAAAGAAAAAAGATGGAACAGAATGGACTCTCCACCTGAAGGAAAATCCGGATATTCTCTCTGCATTGACAAAATCTCGTCATCCTGGACAAACGATTATGGGATTTGCCGCTGAAACATCACTTGTCAGAAAAGAGCTCCAGGATAAACTCAGAAGAAAAGGGGTTGACCTTCTTGCATCTAATAATATTTCAGAACCAGGGTCAGGCTTTGGGTCAGAAAATAACAGCATTCTTTTACTGACCCATGATGGGTCTTCATTTGAAGAAAAAAGTGGTTCCAAGAAAGATCTGGCAGATTGGCTTATCGACAGGATTATCCTGCTTAGAAACAGGATACTCAGTCATTAG
- the rpoZ gene encoding DNA-directed RNA polymerase subunit omega, whose translation MNDLITKPIDFTPGIIDSRYRLVIAAAKRARQLMEGSKARTAHHYQKETTNAIEEILASKVEIIYGQKALEIEQKRREALREKMKHDERFSFSRGYATEPSEVLHADLQTYTEPASDHSETEPEELEDSDSSED comes from the coding sequence ATGAACGACCTGATCACAAAACCAATAGATTTCACACCGGGAATTATCGATAGCCGATACAGGCTTGTGATTGCAGCGGCAAAAAGGGCGCGCCAGTTGATGGAGGGGTCCAAAGCCCGAACAGCCCATCACTATCAAAAAGAAACAACCAATGCAATTGAGGAGATTCTGGCCTCAAAAGTTGAAATCATATACGGGCAAAAAGCCTTAGAGATTGAACAAAAACGCAGGGAAGCACTTCGCGAAAAAATGAAGCATGATGAGCGATTTTCCTTTTCAAGGGGTTATGCAACAGAACCATCTGAAGTCCTTCACGCAGATCTCCAGACCTATACAGAGCCGGCATCGGATCATTCGGAAACGGAACCTGAGGAACTGGAGGATAGCGACAGCTCGGAAGATTAA
- the gmk gene encoding guanylate kinase — protein sequence MHQRSSEGDIVLSDGLNQTIYGKSVFKPILFVVSAPSGAGKTSLCKEIAKRTDRIHYSVSYTTRSPRPGEVDGIDYYFVSRQHFLEMKESNLFIESAEVYGNLYGTSRKTIQDSFHAGKDVLVDIDIQGAELIRKDNFGSVSIYILPPSRQILEERLTKRGQDSSETLKKRLDKVRQEVHAFNLYDYLIFNVDFGQAIDDLHAIILSEHHRRNRMENFVKTDFLPRFEQENPLLTKSADNRL from the coding sequence ATGCACCAAAGATCATCCGAAGGAGATATCGTGCTGTCAGACGGACTAAATCAGACAATCTACGGAAAATCAGTTTTCAAACCGATTCTCTTTGTTGTCTCAGCACCATCTGGAGCGGGAAAGACCTCGCTATGCAAGGAAATTGCAAAGCGAACTGACCGGATCCATTATTCTGTATCTTATACAACGCGTTCGCCAAGACCGGGCGAAGTCGACGGCATTGACTATTACTTTGTCTCCAGACAACACTTTCTTGAAATGAAAGAAAGCAATCTTTTCATTGAATCAGCCGAGGTCTACGGGAATCTCTATGGGACATCAAGAAAAACGATCCAGGATTCCTTCCATGCTGGCAAAGATGTTCTTGTCGATATCGACATTCAGGGAGCTGAGCTCATTCGGAAAGATAATTTTGGAAGCGTTTCCATCTATATATTGCCTCCATCCAGGCAAATACTTGAAGAAAGACTGACCAAAAGGGGACAGGACTCAAGCGAAACACTCAAAAAACGTCTGGACAAAGTCCGACAGGAAGTTCATGCTTTCAACCTCTATGACTATCTTATATTCAATGTCGATTTTGGACAGGCTATAGATGATCTTCATGCGATCATCCTAAGCGAGCACCACCGAAGAAACAGGATGGAAAATTTTGTCAAAACAGATTTTTTGCCAAGGTTTGAGCAGGAAAACCCACTTTTGACCAAATCGGCTGATAATCGGTTATAA
- a CDS encoding DUF370 domain-containing protein has protein sequence MSSRTQAFVNIGLGNVVAMGHIISIVGVNSAPVRRMREAAQEKNLLIDASEGRRTRSVIIMDSGHIILSALQPETLGNRMNGREEDSDAGDSE, from the coding sequence ATGTCGAGTAGGACTCAAGCGTTTGTGAATATCGGACTCGGAAATGTTGTGGCGATGGGACACATTATCAGCATCGTAGGCGTGAACTCCGCGCCTGTCAGAAGAATGAGAGAGGCCGCACAGGAAAAGAACCTCCTCATAGACGCTTCTGAAGGGAGACGAACAAGGTCCGTGATTATCATGGATAGCGGTCACATCATTTTATCAGCGCTGCAGCCCGAAACACTCGGGAACAGAATGAACGGACGGGAAGAGGACTCTGACGCTGGCGATTCTGAGTAA
- a CDS encoding endoribonuclease YicC domain-containing protein, which yields MSVSRGLLSMTGFGEASAPYPLDKYRLSAKSLNHKNLEVILNFPKEWEHLEVPTRRLAASFLTRGRIEVTVSRPPQQMASMPISLEKATAIFIELSQIKDALGLREAVTLTHILTVMTREGNIPPPPVDTETAFGSIEELLRKLKSSREEEGQALLRVIDGLLSEIDEYLRIIGLIRPKAIEETKKTFATKIANLLQQTSVMDAGKKVEEEALLYLSKKDNEEEWQRFNIHMQRFRQDMDSGGAIGRSLDFLAQEMQREISTFITKEANPLVFQPAMAIRTTLTKLKEQIQNVE from the coding sequence ATGTCCGTCTCCAGAGGATTACTCAGCATGACAGGCTTCGGAGAGGCCTCAGCACCATACCCTCTTGATAAATACAGGCTTTCCGCAAAATCTCTCAATCATAAAAATCTTGAGGTTATCCTTAATTTTCCAAAAGAATGGGAACATTTGGAGGTCCCTACTCGGCGATTGGCAGCCTCTTTCCTGACAAGAGGCAGGATTGAAGTGACTGTCTCCCGACCCCCACAGCAAATGGCATCAATGCCGATCTCCCTGGAAAAAGCAACAGCCATTTTCATCGAACTTTCCCAGATCAAGGACGCACTCGGCTTAAGGGAAGCGGTCACACTAACGCACATCCTCACAGTAATGACCCGTGAGGGCAATATCCCCCCCCCTCCCGTCGATACGGAAACAGCTTTTGGGAGCATTGAAGAGCTTCTCCGAAAACTGAAAAGCTCCCGAGAAGAAGAAGGACAGGCTTTGCTCAGAGTCATTGATGGGCTTCTCAGCGAAATTGACGAATATCTCAGGATTATTGGATTGATCAGACCCAAGGCGATTGAAGAAACAAAAAAGACCTTTGCCACAAAAATTGCAAATCTTCTTCAGCAGACAAGCGTTATGGATGCCGGAAAAAAAGTTGAGGAAGAAGCTCTGCTTTACTTGTCCAAAAAGGACAACGAGGAAGAATGGCAAAGATTTAACATCCATATGCAACGCTTCCGGCAAGATATGGATTCTGGGGGGGCTATCGGAAGATCCCTGGATTTTCTCGCGCAGGAAATGCAACGGGAAATATCCACTTTTATTACGAAGGAAGCCAATCCCCTTGTATTTCAGCCGGCTATGGCTATTAGAACAACTCTTACCAAATTGAAAGAACAGATACAGAATGTCGAGTAG
- a CDS encoding amylo-alpha-1,6-glucosidase codes for MASRAIGPEDRLLKKEDLLAIWDLFGTIDVRKKNFYGIFWHGMRFVSAWIWSIQGRHPMNLEPLGEPENGVSYFRQYIPFSSSSGEEAEGAVSLLLERILLPEGVRERLSIRNFSRVKRSLQVVLAMDSDFADMFEVRGFVSSIDLPRKVERVFRDGVLSFSCQGKDGIVRESVISFGGGHPAVVSSAGKEVRWTITIPPGEECCVETVLALVETRSIPLHSVHEPELSPESFSSVLKKMRKNNLDELEKWPVLKTDNPILSASYDRACKDMDMLFTGGFEGKVPYAGLPWFSTFFGRDAIITAYSILWARPDIALNVLKYLEKRQATEIDPFRASQPGKILHEERSGELSNLLEIPFGRYYGSIDSTPLFIVLACEYYQRTGDEKILASLWPSIEKALFWIDQYGLDPVSQFLIYSASSDGGLINQGWKDSADSVFHADGSLAKHPIALIEVQGYLYWAWSMLAPLAEKFGALSLSKSLKKRAKRLKENVINKFWIPEYNMFAMAIDGAGKPCVIKSSNPGHLLLTGILPRNLARRLAKTLLDPELFSGWGVRTLAKGAARYNPVSYHNGSIWPHDNGLILAGMSRMGFIKELKTLSSAYLDGISMFKDYRLPELICGFDRQDFAGPVLYPTSCSPQAWSVASLFLLIRSMTGELFEKGRFVHKGRFFLPPGVESLEILGVKGADRALISS; via the coding sequence ATGGCTTCCAGGGCGATCGGTCCAGAGGATCGCCTGCTTAAAAAAGAAGATCTTCTGGCGATTTGGGATCTTTTTGGAACGATTGATGTCAGGAAAAAGAACTTTTATGGGATCTTTTGGCATGGGATGCGATTTGTTTCTGCGTGGATTTGGAGCATCCAAGGACGTCATCCAATGAATCTCGAACCCTTAGGAGAGCCAGAAAACGGGGTTTCTTATTTTCGGCAATATATTCCTTTTTCATCTTCTTCGGGGGAAGAGGCTGAGGGAGCCGTATCACTTCTTTTAGAAAGAATCCTTTTGCCGGAAGGGGTTCGTGAGCGTCTTTCAATCAGAAACTTTTCCAGGGTGAAACGTTCTCTTCAGGTCGTGTTAGCAATGGATTCTGATTTTGCCGATATGTTTGAAGTCAGGGGATTTGTGAGTTCGATTGACCTTCCCCGAAAGGTCGAGAGAGTTTTTCGTGATGGTGTGCTGAGTTTTTCCTGTCAGGGAAAGGATGGAATTGTACGGGAATCGGTCATCTCTTTTGGTGGAGGGCATCCTGCAGTAGTTTCAAGTGCCGGAAAGGAGGTCCGATGGACAATAACCATCCCGCCCGGAGAAGAGTGTTGTGTTGAAACGGTTCTTGCACTTGTTGAAACCCGCTCGATTCCTTTGCATTCTGTGCATGAACCTGAATTATCGCCAGAGTCTTTTTCTTCTGTTTTGAAAAAAATGCGAAAAAACAATCTTGATGAGCTGGAAAAATGGCCTGTTTTAAAGACGGACAACCCGATTCTTTCCGCTTCATATGATAGGGCTTGTAAGGATATGGACATGCTCTTTACGGGAGGGTTTGAGGGAAAGGTCCCTTATGCTGGTTTACCTTGGTTTTCGACCTTTTTTGGGAGAGATGCGATCATCACAGCGTATTCCATTTTATGGGCTCGGCCGGATATTGCTCTTAACGTATTGAAATATTTGGAGAAAAGGCAAGCAACAGAGATTGATCCTTTCAGGGCCTCTCAGCCCGGAAAAATTCTTCATGAGGAGCGATCCGGCGAGCTCTCAAATCTTTTGGAAATCCCATTTGGTCGATACTACGGATCCATTGATTCCACCCCGCTATTTATTGTTTTAGCTTGCGAATATTATCAGAGAACCGGTGATGAAAAAATACTGGCTTCCCTTTGGCCTTCGATAGAGAAAGCTTTGTTCTGGATTGATCAGTATGGACTTGATCCTGTTTCACAGTTTCTGATCTATTCCGCAAGCTCTGATGGAGGCCTCATCAATCAGGGATGGAAAGATTCGGCCGACTCAGTGTTTCATGCTGATGGGAGTCTGGCAAAGCATCCCATTGCTCTGATAGAAGTACAGGGATATCTCTATTGGGCTTGGAGCATGCTTGCCCCTCTGGCAGAAAAATTTGGAGCCCTTTCCTTGTCAAAGAGCCTGAAAAAACGGGCTAAAAGGCTTAAGGAAAATGTCATAAACAAGTTCTGGATTCCTGAATACAATATGTTTGCAATGGCAATCGACGGAGCGGGCAAGCCTTGTGTCATTAAATCATCCAACCCTGGCCATTTGCTTTTAACTGGAATTTTGCCCAGGAATCTGGCACGAAGACTAGCAAAAACCCTGCTTGATCCTGAATTATTCAGTGGATGGGGTGTCAGGACTCTGGCGAAGGGGGCGGCTCGATATAATCCTGTTTCCTACCATAATGGGTCGATATGGCCCCATGATAATGGATTGATCCTGGCAGGAATGTCCCGAATGGGTTTCATAAAGGAGCTGAAGACACTTTCAAGCGCGTATCTCGATGGGATATCGATGTTTAAGGATTACCGCTTGCCTGAACTGATTTGTGGATTTGACCGACAAGACTTTGCGGGGCCGGTTCTTTATCCGACGTCCTGTTCTCCTCAAGCTTGGTCTGTTGCATCTCTTTTTCTGTTAATTCGATCTATGACCGGGGAGCTTTTCGAGAAAGGTAGGTTTGTTCACAAAGGGAGATTTTTTCTGCCTCCGGGCGTGGAATCTCTTGAGATTCTTGGAGTCAAGGGAGCTGACAGGGCACTGATATCGTCTTGA
- a CDS encoding penicillin-binding transpeptidase domain-containing protein, with the protein MIRRVVHLLTIIHNPISWTLGKRIFSLFILISFWTLPTQGGVPHAQTSVANASVSLPKEQLPKLLAVSTPSSASAGPDLLGSVVSGHPDVLNVQGKPAIRFNSNLPVLDPDFLPSFHTPVGDHFETKTDEGYVITWTVRPSLQKDVAKFVLRNRVPYGMFVAVDPKTGAFLAFYGSQGRTESDSLVQKASYPAASMFKVVTTADALENRKINPDTEIYFHGCLYCIGPAYWTDNRRRDRLHLTVTEALGKSVNMIFAKIALRYLTPQNLQSMADRFGFNKEIDSDVPFEMSSAVIPSDRAGFARSAAGFGQVLISPIHAAVIAGALSNGGVMMRPHLIESIKGPDGKVFFQPKPQVLAVVADARISSTLLSMMHSTTVKGTGRRAFFRWHNDPILRKISVAGKTGTLSGLHPEGLYEWFMGMAPVGTPRIAVAALTIDRGYWRIKGTDIASRGLRTYFRKNADE; encoded by the coding sequence TTGATCCGTCGAGTGGTTCACTTGCTCACCATCATCCATAATCCCATTTCCTGGACTTTGGGAAAACGTATCTTTTCCCTTTTTATCCTTATTTCTTTCTGGACACTTCCAACTCAGGGTGGCGTTCCGCACGCTCAAACTTCGGTGGCGAATGCTTCCGTAAGCCTTCCTAAGGAGCAGCTTCCCAAACTGCTTGCCGTTTCGACTCCTTCCTCTGCTTCTGCCGGGCCTGATCTGCTTGGCTCTGTTGTGTCCGGTCATCCGGATGTTCTGAATGTTCAGGGAAAACCTGCCATTCGTTTCAATTCCAATCTTCCTGTCCTTGATCCCGATTTTCTTCCATCGTTTCACACACCTGTCGGTGATCATTTTGAGACGAAAACGGACGAAGGATATGTGATTACATGGACTGTCCGTCCATCCCTGCAGAAGGATGTCGCCAAGTTTGTTCTTCGAAACAGGGTGCCTTATGGGATGTTTGTTGCTGTTGATCCAAAAACAGGGGCATTCTTGGCTTTTTATGGCAGCCAAGGCAGGACTGAGTCCGATAGTCTGGTTCAGAAAGCATCCTATCCTGCTGCTTCTATGTTCAAGGTTGTTACGACTGCAGATGCACTTGAGAACAGGAAAATCAACCCTGATACAGAGATTTATTTTCATGGGTGTCTCTATTGCATCGGTCCGGCTTATTGGACAGATAACCGGCGTAGGGATCGTCTCCATCTCACTGTGACAGAAGCTCTTGGTAAATCTGTTAACATGATTTTCGCAAAAATTGCACTGCGCTACCTGACGCCTCAGAATCTTCAGTCAATGGCGGACCGCTTTGGATTTAATAAGGAAATCGATTCTGATGTTCCTTTTGAAATGAGTTCAGCTGTTATCCCGTCAGATAGGGCAGGTTTTGCACGAAGTGCCGCTGGTTTTGGTCAGGTGCTTATCAGTCCGATTCATGCAGCCGTAATTGCAGGGGCTTTATCAAATGGTGGCGTGATGATGCGTCCTCATTTGATTGAAAGTATCAAGGGGCCAGACGGTAAAGTTTTTTTCCAGCCAAAGCCACAGGTTTTGGCAGTTGTTGCGGATGCAAGGATATCTTCGACCCTTCTGTCAATGATGCACTCTACCACAGTCAAAGGTACAGGACGGCGTGCCTTTTTTCGGTGGCATAATGATCCTATCCTTCGCAAGATATCCGTTGCAGGGAAGACCGGAACTCTGTCCGGTCTCCATCCGGAAGGTCTTTATGAATGGTTTATGGGGATGGCGCCTGTTGGGACACCCCGAATCGCGGTAGCAGCTTTAACGATTGATCGAGGTTACTGGCGAATAAAAGGAACGGATATTGCAAGCCGGGGACTTCGAACATATTTTAGGAAGAATGCGGACGAGTAG
- a CDS encoding CBS domain-containing protein, giving the protein MVMVKKVMTKNPMTVEMTTTAREVAEIMKTKKVGSLLVMQGEKTVGIITEADIVRRVVGEDRVPYVTTVSTIMSAPVLSINSDASIYDAQDLMDKHHIRHLLVMEEDEVVGLISIRDLIHPAYLGREDSWDSGHTE; this is encoded by the coding sequence ATGGTAATGGTAAAAAAAGTAATGACCAAAAATCCGATGACCGTTGAGATGACAACAACTGCACGCGAAGTGGCTGAAATTATGAAGACAAAGAAGGTGGGCAGCCTTTTGGTGATGCAGGGTGAAAAAACGGTTGGAATCATTACCGAAGCAGATATTGTCAGGCGGGTAGTGGGTGAAGATCGTGTTCCATACGTGACAACTGTTTCAACGATCATGAGTGCTCCAGTTCTTTCAATCAACTCTGATGCGTCCATTTATGATGCCCAGGATTTGATGGACAAACATCATATTCGTCATTTGTTGGTGATGGAAGAAGATGAGGTTGTTGGGTTGATATCCATTCGGGACCTTATTCATCCAGCCTACCTTGGAAGAGAAGATTCCTGGGATAGTGGCCATACGGAATAG
- a CDS encoding tetratricopeptide repeat protein translates to MSRQELYGAFSKDEKAGDLRKARLDLSDILKSHPRDPIAWNDLAYLDFLSHHYKKAQGALAQGLALNPNDHFLLLNKARLFLAEGKNEKARRVLLSMMASRPWPKGFRMILAIADLRTGHRDSARVLFSEILAERPSDKLASIYLSRLSLRHPSLGDFSNG, encoded by the coding sequence TTGTCAAGGCAGGAGCTTTATGGAGCTTTTTCCAAAGATGAAAAAGCGGGGGATCTTCGGAAGGCAAGACTGGATCTTTCCGATATTTTGAAAAGCCATCCCAGAGATCCGATTGCATGGAATGATCTCGCTTATCTTGATTTTCTTTCACATCATTACAAGAAGGCACAAGGTGCTTTGGCACAAGGTCTGGCGCTGAACCCCAATGATCACTTCCTTCTCTTGAACAAGGCAAGATTGTTCCTGGCTGAAGGGAAAAACGAAAAAGCCAGAAGGGTTCTTCTTTCCATGATGGCATCCCGCCCATGGCCAAAAGGTTTTCGTATGATCTTGGCCATTGCTGATCTGAGAACAGGGCATCGTGATTCTGCAAGAGTTCTTTTCTCGGAAATTCTGGCAGAAAGACCCTCCGATAAACTTGCTTCCATTTATCTCTCTCGTTTGTCGTTACGGCACCCCTCTCTTGGAGATTTTTCAAATGGCTAA
- a CDS encoding aminotransferase class I/II-fold pyridoxal phosphate-dependent enzyme, with amino-acid sequence MPTDSFKSRIESQLSRIYEAGRRKSLPSPSYRHLSSNDYLGLSRHPSVIEAIVKTTASDGAGATGSRFLSGNHPLNGMLEEAIADFKGGPSSIVFSTGYQANISLILALSTIYPFIYSDSHNHASIIDGIRLSGCQYQIFPHNDLEALRGMLEKRPLGESFIIVTESLFSMNGNRSPIAALLNLCDEFDGILLLDDAHGTGTLGQEGRGGLEHASLAFNPQRIVLTGTFSKALGGLGGYTVCHPLIRELVLSTGRSLIYTTALPPGVLAGNLEALTILDENGELVENLHSRVRKVREAIGLPISSSPILSIKGPIEKLEMISSSLKENGLLAPVIRSPTVPVGEECIRICVTNHWEDTFTRLLSESMIKAQVLL; translated from the coding sequence ATGCCCACCGATTCATTCAAATCCAGGATAGAATCCCAGTTATCCAGAATTTACGAGGCTGGACGAAGGAAAAGTCTTCCATCACCTTCCTATCGCCACCTTTCTTCAAACGACTATCTGGGTCTGTCCCGTCACCCTTCAGTTATAGAAGCAATCGTAAAAACAACTGCCTCTGACGGAGCCGGCGCTACAGGATCCCGATTTTTATCAGGAAATCACCCCTTAAATGGAATGCTTGAAGAAGCGATCGCCGATTTCAAGGGAGGACCATCGTCCATTGTCTTCTCGACAGGATACCAGGCCAATATATCCTTGATCCTGGCCCTCTCGACAATCTATCCCTTTATTTATTCCGATAGCCATAATCATGCATCCATTATCGATGGTATCAGGTTGTCTGGATGCCAGTACCAGATTTTCCCCCATAACGATCTTGAAGCCCTCAGGGGAATGCTTGAAAAACGGCCTCTGGGAGAATCGTTCATTATTGTAACGGAGTCTCTTTTCAGTATGAATGGCAACCGTAGTCCCATTGCTGCATTACTGAACCTTTGTGATGAGTTTGATGGGATTCTGCTACTTGATGATGCTCATGGGACAGGGACTCTGGGACAGGAGGGGCGGGGCGGTCTTGAGCATGCGTCACTCGCGTTCAATCCTCAACGGATCGTTCTGACAGGAACATTTTCCAAAGCATTGGGGGGACTGGGAGGTTACACCGTTTGTCACCCGCTCATACGGGAACTGGTTCTTTCCACTGGGAGAAGCCTTATCTATACCACCGCTCTTCCCCCCGGAGTTCTTGCAGGAAACCTTGAGGCTCTGACCATTCTTGATGAGAACGGTGAACTCGTCGAAAATCTGCATTCTCGAGTCAGAAAGGTTCGGGAAGCGATCGGACTTCCCATCTCTTCTTCTCCGATCCTTTCCATCAAGGGCCCTATTGAAAAACTTGAGATGATCTCATCTTCCCTAAAGGAGAACGGGCTCCTCGCTCCTGTCATCCGTTCCCCCACTGTCCCGGTTGGAGAGGAATGCATCCGGATCTGCGTGACCAATCACTGGGAAGACACATTTACCCGGCTTCTTTCAGAAAGCATGATCAAAGCGCAGGTCCTTTTGTAG
- a CDS encoding 6-carboxyhexanoate--CoA ligase, giving the protein MTESDFSPKRNHIHSESSKEELPERFFNIRMRASLNGKHCSGGEEILLERNLEEGISRLFKRGLGSAPHHLKNDLTISIRVDGVAPEHLQRSQLLPVRQLHSESEETTRSFIRSFLLFSLGKISVDQEKSTQKILDCIDSLLKPTANPLWGAILLSPSGEKIPVPEEGVRTTHIGMEWKTKEELEASAESNGISGRRFPEALMLASKVVAQPLIHLELCISDDPTYTTGYIAAKDIAYIRLPHMKKAGMTGGGRIYLLNRIPDDDELTALIAGLKETSVLFDKMSPISPPQHLEDLLFTCKQELECPPIHSNPG; this is encoded by the coding sequence GTGACTGAGTCTGATTTCAGCCCCAAACGAAACCACATCCATTCGGAATCGTCCAAAGAGGAACTCCCGGAGAGATTCTTTAATATACGGATGAGAGCATCCTTAAATGGAAAGCATTGTTCCGGAGGAGAGGAGATTCTCCTTGAAAGGAATCTTGAGGAAGGTATTTCCCGGCTTTTCAAAAGAGGGCTTGGATCTGCACCACATCATCTCAAGAACGATCTGACCATTTCTATCAGGGTGGATGGAGTCGCACCGGAACATCTTCAAAGGTCCCAGCTTCTGCCGGTTCGACAACTCCATTCGGAGAGCGAAGAAACCACACGATCCTTTATAAGGTCCTTTCTGCTTTTCTCCCTTGGAAAGATCTCTGTCGACCAAGAAAAATCAACCCAAAAGATACTCGATTGTATCGACTCTCTCCTTAAACCAACCGCCAATCCGCTATGGGGTGCGATACTTCTCTCCCCTTCCGGGGAGAAGATACCTGTTCCTGAGGAAGGAGTCAGAACAACTCATATTGGAATGGAATGGAAAACAAAAGAAGAACTTGAAGCATCAGCAGAATCAAACGGAATCTCCGGAAGGCGCTTTCCTGAAGCACTGATGCTGGCATCAAAAGTCGTCGCCCAACCCCTGATCCATCTTGAACTGTGTATATCCGATGACCCGACTTACACAACAGGCTATATTGCAGCCAAAGATATTGCCTACATCAGGCTACCCCATATGAAAAAAGCCGGAATGACCGGAGGGGGAAGGATTTATCTTCTGAACAGGATCCCCGATGATGATGAGTTGACTGCCCTGATCGCTGGCCTGAAAGAGACTTCCGTTCTCTTTGACAAAATGTCTCCGATCTCCCCTCCACAACATCTTGAAGATCTTCTTTTCACATGCAAACAGGAGCTCGAATGCCCACCGATTCATTCAAATCCAGGATAG